The following coding sequences are from one Lolium rigidum isolate FL_2022 chromosome 6, APGP_CSIRO_Lrig_0.1, whole genome shotgun sequence window:
- the LOC124663928 gene encoding cell number regulator 5 encodes MAGKGSYVPPQYVPLYGLDTEEDRVPAVEENIAARHKLSRDPTQWSSGICACFDDPQSCCIGAACPCFLFGKNAQFLGSGTLAGSCTTHCMLWGLLTSFCCLCTGGLVLAVPGSAVACYACGYRQALRTKYNLPEAPCGDLTTHLFCHLCAICQEYREIRERTDSNNSSAPDVTPPPVQTMDEL; translated from the exons ATGGCCGGAAAAGGAAGCTATGTTCCACCCCAGTATGTTCCATTATATGGCCTAGACACTGAAGAGGACCGCGTTCCTGCGGTGGAGGAGAACATTGCTGCACGCCATAAATTAAGCAGGGACCCTACACAATGGTCGTCAGGAATCTGTGCTTGTTTTGATGATCCACAGAGCT GTTGTATTGGCGCGGCTTGTCCCTGCTTCCTTTTTGGAAAGAATGCACAGTTCTTAGGATCTGGAACTCTTGCTGGATCATGCACCACGCATTGCATGCTCTGGGGTCTTCTGACAAGTTTCTGCTGTCTGTGCACTGGGGGCCTTGTATTAGCAGTTCCAGGATCTGCTGTTGCTTGTTATGCTTGTGGATACCGCCAAGCACTAAGAACAAAATACAATCTTCCG GAAGCACCATGCGGCGATTTGACGACACACTTATTCTGCCACTTGTGTGCCATATGCCAAGAGTACAGGGAGATCCGTGAGAGAACAGACAGTAACAACTCTTCAGCTCCTGATGTTACCCCACCTCCAGTGCAGACAATGGATGAACTTTGA